The Drechmeria coniospora strain ARSEF 6962 chromosome 02, whole genome shotgun sequence genome has a segment encoding these proteins:
- a CDS encoding Mannose-6-phosphate receptor, binding protein, protein MLAALAAVVDVGPAAVDIVAPEARDPDGPNLHLHRVMRIQSAGRILFFSASALVSRLDIPPPLLSSLDLSSMMHFPIAALLLAAAIVGAAEEVSTNTQVPSCTATSSTGSGAFFDLRPDMAAKGKTGLASDYSSKGKDYGKNFTLNICGAVVKPVKDVIGLDKDRWANVSAYYVSHGNIYSIGSQSMNLISRGSKLVLQYTGGSPCGPKSRKGSRAVKTLLAPQAPQAQAQAHEVETLERKVKDDEKGWTRQKSTTISFHCDRDRTSTQTMISFVGTDPDECAYFFEARSVHACAHAEPHKPGSVGPGSVFGIILLVAVLVYALGGVFYNRTVANARGWRQLPNYSLWAGIWGFISDMGVILFSTCTRCIPRRRGYNSLNADAHGRNRSSEAENRLIDQLDEEWDD, encoded by the exons ATGCTCGCTGCCCTGGCTGCTGTTGTTGACGTTGGGCCCGCTGCTGTTGATATTGTTGCACCGGAAGCTCGAGATCCCGATGGCCCCAACCTGCACCTTCACCGCGTCATGCGCATCCAAAGCG CTGGTCGCATCCTCTTCTTTAGCGCCTCGGCGCTCGTTTCCCGTCTCGACATTCCGCCCCCTCTCCTTTCCTCGCTCGATTTGTCCTCCATGATGCATTTCCCCATAGCCGCCTTGCtcctggccgccgccatcgtcggggCCGCCGAGGAAGTCTCGACGAACACGCAGGTGCCGTCATGTAcggcgacgtcctcgaccggcAGCGGCGCCTTCTTTGACCTCCGGCCGGAcatggcggccaagggcaagACGGGCCTCGCGTCCGACTACAGCTCCAAGGGCAAAGACTACGGCAAGAACTTCACCCTCAACATCTGCGGAGCCGTCGTCAAGCCGGTCAAGgacgtcatcggcctcgacaaggacCGGTGGGCCAACGTGAGTGCGTACTACGTGTCGCACGGAAACATCTACTCGATAGG GAGCCAATCGATGAACCTCATCAGCCGCGGCAGCAAGCTCGTGCTGCAGTACACCGGCGGCTCCCCTTGCGGGCCCAAGTCGCGCAAGGGCAGCAGGGCCGTCAAAACGCTGCTGGCGCCCCAGGCTCCCCaggcgcaggcgcaggcgcACGAGgtcgagacgctcgagaGAAAGGTCAAGGACGACGAAAAGGGCTGGACGCGCCaaaagtcgacgacgatatCCTTCCACTGCGATCGCGACCGCACCAGCACGCAAACCATGATATCCTTTGTCGGCACCGACCCGGACGAGTGCGCCTACTTTTTCGAGGCCCGCTCCGTCCACGCCTGCGCCCACGCCGAACCGCACAAGCCCGGCAGCGTCGGACCCGGCAGCGTCTTCGGCATCATactgctcgtcgccgtcttggTCTATGCCCTGGGCGGCGTCTTCTACAACCGCACCGTCGCCAACGCCCGCGGCTGGCGTCAGCTGCCCAACTACAGCCTGTGGGCCGGCATCTGGGGCTTCATCAGC GACATGGGTGTCATCCTCTTCTCCACCTGCACCCGCTGCATCCCCAGGAGGCGAGGGTACAACTCGCTCAACGCGGATGCCCACGGCCGGAACCGGAGTTCGGAAGCCGAGAATCGGCTGATTGATCAGCTAGACGAGGAGTGGGACGATTGA
- a CDS encoding 5',5'''-P-1,P-4-tetraphosphate phosphorylase 2, with translation MLPALTRPQLMESHNDSHFKAYAMPVVIMPGPRSPANLPDLVRTAFAKARSAGDLSYFPTQVTTLLVGTIPLRFSPALANKPRAPPASPSQKPADPFANPPPSLHLCPLGPAHYLVLNKFAIVPEHFILATNEFKPQSHVLEEADLGATLACIGAYEGHGHAAGLFAFFNGGEHSGASQPHRHLQMLPVARMRDGLEEHSAWNLLADEADQLQRAPFVAFTETISLNTSPADLHEKYLKLYRRACRAVAAQTGLAWDGPEPPAEGEALISYNLAMTKNTIVVLPRLAEGAAVAERSGEPVGRLALNGTLLAGTALVKMESEWEALKDDPRGLADALRAIGIPREEFDGKAQKL, from the exons ATGCTCCCAGCACTTACCCGCCCCCAGCTCATGGAGTCTCACAACGACAGTCACTTCAAGGCGTACGCAATGCCAGTCGTCATCATGCCCGGACCAAGGTCTCCTGCGAATCTGCCCGATCTCGTCAGGACGGCCTTTGCCAAGGCCCGTTCCGCCGGGGACCTTTCTTACTTTCCCACTCAGGTGACGACactgctcgtcggcaccatTCCG CTTCGCTTCTCCCCGGCACTGGCCAACAAACCGCGGGCTCCTCCCGCTTCGCCGTCACAAAAGCCCGCTGATCCCTTCGCCAACCCCCCTCCCAGCCTGCACCTTTGCCCCCTCGGCCCGGCTCACTACCTCGTCCTGAACAAATTCGCCATCGTGCCGGAACACTTCATTCTCGCCACCAATGAATTCAAACCCCAGAGTCATGTCCTCGAAGAGGCAGATTTGGGGGCGACGCTGGCCTGCATCGGCGCCTATGAAGGACATGGCCATGCCGCCGGCTTGTTCGCCTTCttcaacggcggcgagcattcgggagccagccagccacaTAGGCATTTACAGATGCTCCCCGTGGCGAGGATGCGGGACGGGCTGGAGGAGCACTCGGCCTGGAATCTTCTTGCAGACGAGGCCGACCAGCTGCAAAGGGCGCCGTTCGTTGCCTTTACCGAAACCATCAGCTTGAACACGTCCCCGGCAGATCTGCATGAAAAGTACCTGAAGCTTTATCGACGAGCCTGTCGGGCTGTCGCGGCGCAAACGGGTCTCGCTTGGGACGGACCTGAGCCTCCAGCCGAGGGAGAGGCCCTCATCAGCTACAACTTGGCCATGACGAAGAACACCATTGTCGTGCTGCCGcgcctcgccgagggagCTGCAGTGGCCGAGAGGAGCGGTGAACCGGTTGGAAGGCTGGCATTGAACGGGACCCTCCTGGCTGGCACAGCCCTCGTCAAGATGGAGTCTGAGTGGGAGGCCCTCAAGGACGACCCCCGCGGGCTCGCCGATGCCCTCCGCGCAATTGGTATACCGAGAGAGGAGTTTGATGGAAAAGCACAAAAGCTATGA
- a CDS encoding Ergosterol biosynthesis protein ERG4/ERG24, whose amino-acid sequence MAPKSKSSVAPARPGYEFFGPPGAFGISFGLPLLVYAFTFACNDISGCPAPSLLSPRTLSLDKLKAEVGWPADGIRGLASWEATAAVLAYYLVNLALYRLLPAIETEGTVLASGGRLKYRFNTLYSNTVTLAALAAGTISQGADFPVWTFIDEHYVQILTANIGISYAISTFVYVRSFSVAAGNKDKRELAAGGRTGNLLYDWFIGRELNPRVTIPLIGEVDIKEWCELRPGMMGWIILNCAWCARQYRNFGHVTDSIVGITVVQALYTVDSWWNEAAILTTMDITTDGFGMMLAFGDLVWVPFVYSMQTRYLSVHPQSLGPLGSAAMLSLVGLGFYIFRSANSQKNAFRTDANDAAVAHLEYIETKTGSKLLTTGWWGVARHINYLGDWIQSWPYSLPTGLAGYQILAAGAGGPGAYVLGDGREVVAGGAKGWGMLFTYFYIVYFGVLLVHRERRDDEKCHRKYGADWDEYKKVVRWRIIPGIY is encoded by the exons ATGGCACCGAAATCGAAGTCGTCGGTCGCTCCCGCGCGACCTGGATACGAATTTTTCGGCCC GCCCGGCGCGTTTGGCATCTCCTTTGGCCTGCCTCTCCTCGTCTACGCATTCACCTTTGCTTGCAACGACATCTCGGGATGCCCGGCCCCGTCCTTGCTGAGCCCGCGCACGCTGTCGCTCGACAAGCTCAAGGCCGAGGTTGGCtggcccgccgacggcatccggGGTCTCGCGAGCTGGgaggccacggcggcggtgtTGGCCTACTACCTCGTCAACCTGGCCTTGTACCGGCTGCTTCCCGCCATCGAAACAGAGGGCACCGTGCTCGCGTCGGGCGGCCGGCTCAAGTACCGGTTCAACA CCTTGTACTCCAACACGGTGACGCTCGCCGCGCTCGCCGCGGGCACCATCTCCCAGGGGGCCGACTTCCCCGTGTGGACCTTTATCGACGAACACTACGTGCAGATCCTCACGGCGAACATTGGCATCTCGTACGCCATCTCGACGTTTGTGTACGTCCGCAGCTTCAGCGTCGCGGCCGGCAACAAGGATAAGCGAGAGCTCGCGGCCGGGGGTCGGACGGGCAACCTGCTGTACGACTGGTTCATCGGCAGGGAGCTCAACCCGCGGGTGACGATTCCGCTgatcggcgaggtcgacatcAAGGAGTGGTGCGAGCTCCGGCCCGGCATGATGGGCTGGATCATCCTGAACTGCGCCTGGTGCGCGCGGCAGTACCGGAACTTTGGCCACGTGACTGacagcatcgtcggcatcaccGTCGTGCAGGCGCTCTACACGGTCGACTCGTGGTGGAACGAGGCGGCGATCCTGACGACCATGGACATTACCACGGACGGCTTCGGCATGATGCTCGCCTTTGGCGACCTCGTGTGGGTGCCGTTTGTGTACTCGATGCAGACGCGCTACCTCTCGGTCCACCCGCAGTCGCTGGGGCCGCTggggtcggcggcgatgctctcgctcgtcggcctcggcttctACATCTTCCGGTCGGCCAACAGCCAGAAGAACGCGTTCCGGACGGACGCcaacgacgcggccgtcgcgcaCCTCGAGTACATCGAGACCAAGACGGGGAGCAAGCTGCTCACGACGGGCTGGTGGGGCGTCGCGCGGCATATCAACTACCTCGGCGACTGGATCCAGTCCTGGCCGTACAGCCTGCCCACGGGCCTCGCGGGCTACCAGATCCTCGccgcgggcgcgggcgggCCGGGCGCGTAcgtgctcggcgacgggcgggaGGTGGTGGCGGGCGGGGCCAAGGGCTGGGGCATGCTCTTTACCTACTTTTACATTGTCTACTTTGGCGTCCTGCTCGTCCACCGCGagcggcgcgacgacgaaaagTGCCACCGCAAGTACGGCGCGGACTGGGACGAGTACAAGAAGGTTGTCCGATGGCGAATCATCCCAGGCATCTACTAG